In a genomic window of Cardiocondyla obscurior isolate alpha-2009 linkage group LG08, Cobs3.1, whole genome shotgun sequence:
- the LOC139104941 gene encoding proteoglycan 4 has protein sequence MRMQLLKIVVVLLVAGSGDSRPQNGVDHTKTIENDAGWTGIQVSSKSHDIARDDSSKQVNNTHRDLKDLQYMDQSLRTVATQLLNVTNPDGVIKVNSNELIKAEHGASTTPKSLDKNTPPLIRDVSSEINLEPVGVSYGRPINSKFSYFEASHPGQAMAMTEEELEREMSTTRLITAYKNPTTTGGISTWILLNPPTTTAKSAEVEKMKTQQPFQTEVRLTVRPSSTAEKMETLPQPEKITEKSTSQLTPVITTEKVTVITKKPTSTTVKKTTTTTSKPEKITSDLGKTESSSTTLKVIRTTTTSTTTTSDGTATLTTVLTTKKSQPPRTSSKPKVTTPRTTSQSKPSTTKTTTAKPNQSQQTSKPTRPKPMRKTTVKSETAKKNETTASTGKIEKVTFKPVPIITTPQNKQENTERPMFVTKIKASVLMDTQKTTALPTTITTTLSDSTTFSSNLFNADLVEIPVKSKPNDTKPNNILKVQLKKPVDETTHIEIEPIKVNAPILKIEKVDKNKMDEIVMKDTDDLNNSKIDLKFDFNPELTRINVETQTEAATSTTDTPATTTKRPRHNSKRKKNKTRRRKPRPTSRPSTTVAMVPVETSESVNDSYVDNEIQESKIEPETKIATNSTKTKKKQPQKGISTQIYNFLSREVMPSFGVMSLVGLGLGLASYFLYPFGGTISRRNYDVEPNYKYNVDEYGGNYGQSEEEMLSKVFQGMTNNYENKYPAEKDSYNNNYYHYQNYDGPYNAQTTKKADSRYPSVSTSPIYKTAENTQSAVKYRNTDFRYPEAQTTPVYYDRKRPDQPAEVGTSSAANRQFVVGNVPKEYPFDVKVSNLPVENIKGVSHMSTEVGQTQFERDVAQGNFDFPNAAALHSYGHLAASTARPDDGYEEIEITPTAVAVEHGPRSLRIKRDVNEPEGRRSRSKRESVIQIIPSKRELEEEREEIEKEEDLSNEILDIIDSALPGGGKPHKRGSIDNNEVDDLEGHKRKEEAHTKIVTSKPFVEHMEDTTQIPVISTIVEKANDGGASDPSENSDKNITHPADSKTPEVTTVEWFDSSTTKPAEGFSLLNFVKKVAEIKFRLGLTILKHASEGFARYLGHVQKRINGEE, from the exons ATGCGGATGCAGCTGCTGAAGATCGTGGTGGTCCTGCTGGTGGCTGGATCGGGGGACTCTAGGCCTCAGAATG gTGTGGACCACACGAAAACGATAGAGAACGACGCGGGATGGACAGGCATCCAAGTTTCGAGCAAGTCGCACGACATTGCTCGAGACGATAGCAG caaACAAGTAAACAACACCCACCGTGATTTGAAGGATCTGCAGTACATGGATCAATCTCTGAGAACCGTCGCTACTCAACTGCTCAACGTTACAAATCCGGATGGTGTCATCAAGGTGAATAGCAACGAGCTCATCAAGGCCGAGCACGGCGCGTCGACCACACCGAAATCGCTTGACAAGAACACGCCTCCATTGATAAGAGATGTTAGCTCGGAGATCAATTTGGAGCCCGTAGGCGTGAGTTACGGCCGACCGATCAATTCTAAATTCAGCTACTTCGAGGCAAGTCACCCGGGTCAAGCGATGGCGATGACGGAGGAAGAGCTCGAGCGGGAGATGAGTACGACGAGATTAATTACCGCTTACAAAAATCCGACGACCACAGGTGGTATCTCGACTTGGATTTTGCTAAATCCGCCGACCACGACCGCGAAGAGCGCCGAGGTCGAGAAGATGAAGACGCAGCAGCCGTTCCAGACGGAGGTACGGCTGACAGTGAGACCGAGCTCGACAGCCGAAAAAATGGAGACTCTACCGCAGCCTGAAAAAATCACGGAGAAGAGCACGTCGCAGTTGACTCCCGTAATAACCACCGAAAAAGTGACCGTGATCACGAAAAAACCGACTTCCACGACAGTCAAGAAGACCACGACGACCACTTCGAAACCGGAAAAAATTACTTCAGATTTGGGAAAAACAGAGTCGTCGAGCACGACGTTGAAAGTGATTCGCACGACGACAACCAGCACCACGACGACGAGCGATGGAACAGCGACGTTGACGACCGTTCTCACCACGAAGAAGTCTCAACCACCGCGAACTTCTTCTAAACCGAAAGTCACCACGCCGAGAACGACTTCGCAGTCTAAACCgtcgacgacgaagacgacgacggcgaagcCGAACCAGTCGCAGCAGACGTCGAAGCCGACTAGACCGAAGCCGATGAGGAAAACCACGGTCAAATCTGAGACAGCGAAGAAGAACGAGACTACCGCGTCAACGGGAAAGATCGAAAAAGTGACTTTCAAACCAGTTCCGATAATTACGACTCCGCAGAACAAGCAGGAGAACACCGAGCGGCCAATGTTcgttacgaaaataaaagcatCGGTGCTTATGGATACTCAGAAGACCACTGCACTTCCAACTACCATCACGACCACCTTAAGCGACAGTACCACGTTCAGctcgaatttatttaacgcaGATCTTGTGGAGATACCGGTGAAATCGAAGCCAAACGACACGAAACCGAACAACATTTTAAAAGTCCAGCTGAAGAAGCCCGTGGACGAGACCACGCATATCGAGATAGAGCCGATCAAAGTAAACGCGCCGATCTTGAAGATTGAAAAGGTCGACAAGAATAAAATGGACGAGATCGTGATGAAAGACACGGACGATCTAAACAATTCTAAAATAGATCTGAAATTCGATTTTAATCCGGAACTGACCAGAATTAACGTTGAAACGCAAACGGAAGCGGCGACGTCAACAACCGACACGCCAGCGACAACCACGAAACGTCCGAGGCACAACtcgaagaggaagaaaaataaaactcgcaGGCGCAAGCCTAGGCCGACCTCGCGGCCAAGTACGACGGTCGCAATGGTTCCTGTAGAAACGAGCGAAAGTGTTAATGATTCTTACGTGGATAACGAGATTCAAGAATCGAAGATCGAACCCGAGACGAAGATCGCGACGAATTCAACGAAAACCAAGAAGAAGCAGCCGCAGAAAGGGATCAGCACTCAGATTTACAACTTTCTGAGTCGCGAAGTGATGCCAAGCTTCGGCGTTATGTCTTTAGTAGGTTTGGGCCTCGGTCTCGCGTCGTACTTCTTGTATCCCTTCGGCGGTACGATCTCCCGCAGAAACTACGACGTAGAGCcgaattataaatacaatgtgGACGAATACGGCGGTAATTACGGACAGAGCGAGGAGGAAATGCTGTCCAAGGTATTTCAGGGTATGACGAATAACTACGAGAATAAATATCCGGCAGAGAAAGACAGCTACAACAACAACTACTATCATTATCAGAATTACGACGGCCCGTACAACGCACAAACGACGAAAAAAGCAGATTCGAGATATCCTTCGGTGTCGACGTCTCCCATTTATAAAACAGCGGAGAACACTCAGTCCGCGGTAAAGTATCGAAATACAGACTTTCGATACCCTGAAGCGCAGACCACTCCGGTTTATTACGACCGCAAGCGTCCGGATCAGCCGGCGGAAGTCGGAACGAGTTCGGCGGCGAATCGACAATTCGTCGTTGGCAACGTGCCCAAGGAGTATCCGTTCGATGTTAAAGTGTCAAATTTGCCGGTAGAAAACATTAAAGGAGTTAGCCACATGTCCACGGAGGTTGGACAGACTCAATTCGAAAGAGACGTTGCGCAGGGTAACTTTGATTTCCCGAACGCAGCCGCTTTGCACAGTTACGGCCATCTGGCAGCGTCAACTGCCCGACCGGACGATGGATACGAGGAGATAGAGATAACGCCGACCGCAGTTGCCGTTGAGCACGGACCGCGATCCTTGAGAATCAAGCGCGACGTTAATGAGCCCGAGGGTCGAAGATCGAGATCAAAACGGGAATCAGTAATACAGATAATACCATCAAAGCGCGAGCTGGAAGAAGAGCGCGAGGAAATAGAGAAGGAAGAAGATTTGAGCAATGAAATTTTGGACATTATCGATTCGGCTCTGCCGGGTGGCGGTAAGCCGCACAAACGAGGCAGCATTGACAACAACGAAGTGGATGATCTCGAAGGGcataagagaaaagaagaagctCATACAAAAATAGTCACCTCAAAACCTTTTGTGGAACATATGGAAGACACGACGCAGATCCCAGTAATTTCCACGATCGTTGAAAAAGCGAACGACGGCGGTGCCAGTGACCCTTCGGAAAATTCTGATAAGAATATCACGCATCCCGCGGACTCAAAAACGCCCGAAGTGACGACCGTCGAGTGGTTCGACAGTTCGACGACGAAGCCCGCGGAGGGCTTCAGCCTCTTGAATTTTGTAAAGAAAGTTGCCGAGATCAAGTTTAGATTAGGTCTGACGATTTTGAAACACGCCAGCGAGGG
- the LOC139104796 gene encoding uncharacterized protein — protein sequence MINAPSYFSSTDILGRSELVQNDRMSRTRSRPSLKSVRANYSAKISPGSLERPKPGAIFNDNSESVVVNQRRYSYSTGNDYLATRVFGLERTNDDISVAVENRRRPGTSRFDSVANNGIRGETSRWKLERGADKSFPPTAKANARDNPQADAAARSIHLNSNHNLILNRNLIRKNKDSALISHGSLKSSVTADSSRHVDGDSRGGLNNSEKSAHGTKTVLIPKSEDVNRHRPSAFPKNAVTSHRNFVKLRHQFVPSSRQNTSNAALNIKLKNSNDTGSIGVELKQPGKNHFARTPAKKPVGSNNRATSRPTKNGHSSSAQKSPSQAASGGNKIEEYNDTTVPSQAYLKNWPNEALQNIEDLYNYNKYTSSLEDSSHESGLSDADGTPILSANNYFDHADPILDSSVKKIIHWLKVPTIIQNSTQFIDHNDKPAKPVLELVYENLEPNRPLSVHDNYEAVVLQDTPQDVEKIGLYENSPIKWPNSGLVPEYVPGSSSSSAAYSPSWSDVASLRNKTVYNPLTHVTQNTVVHILNNGSKKPNVTVTELKTPEIDAPVANQAASSSFSDSLAQRPNVHLTFTSPKDEVKAPSKEETNSSSTHTNTNCPTILINTYTRVNNTIQSKEGCTDLNIIVNSHVSNTNVYTPSGVSTEDQQVSLATQTYGSASESEKYAETFTDLSHEDSFNSYVTVSTGLYDSIPLESPRPDQQNYYDTQKNPDEILDAAQSSGQSTLEVFQGTQISVSGPDVPLPETEVTAIPAGQAVDGSAVDPPAAGGLGSVDPPELPAYLVQPGPIKGQANNGLVPGSLQLPSLSSLPSIAVNPGSLSSVASPSSASSGSSGSSGSSGSLSNDDDDDDDDDFSPGGVLKSIASVFTYFSFMNPLSYGFFSLAAAPFAAMAAGMLGVAAIVFPWAIPSVLEFGRSDEKASLAPNFGEFVRQAVYKYDRLNEWKSKRRKRRR from the coding sequence ATGATAAATGCACCTTCATATTTCTCAAGTACAGATATATTAGGTAGGTCTGAATTAGTTCAGAACGATAGGATGAGCCGGACAAGATCCAGGCCCAGTTTAAAATCCGTTCGCGCGAATTACTCCGCAAAAATTAGTCCCGGGAGTTTAGAGAGACCGAAGCCCGGAGCgatttttaatgacaattCCGAATCGGTGGTCGTGAATCAAAGGAGATATTCGTACTCGACGGGAAATGATTATTTGGCAACTCGCGTGTTTGGTCTGGAGAGAACGAACGACGACATTTCCGTCGCGGTAGAAAATCGTCGAAGGCCGGGCACGAGTAGATTTGATTCAGTCGCGAATAATGGTATTCGTGGTGAGACGTCACGTTGGAAATTAGAACGAGGCGCTGATAAATCTTTTCCACCAACGGCAAAGGCGAATGCTCGGGATAATCCTCAAGCAGACGCTGCTGCTCGTTCTATTCACTTAAATTCtaatcataatttaattttaaatcgtaatttaattcgcaaaaataAAGACTCGGCTTTGATTTCGCACGGGAGTTTGAAGTCGAGCGTCACCGCTGATTCTTCTCGCCACGTTGACGGCGACTCGCGCGGCGGTTTGAATAATTCAGAAAAATCGGCACACGGTACGAAGACGGTCTTGATTCCGAAATCCGAGGATGTTAATCGCCATCGACCATCTGCGTTCCCTAAGAACGCAGTCACGTCCCATAGAAACTTTGTCAAACTCCGCCATCAGTTCGTGCCTTCGAGTCGACAGAACACGAGCAACGCcgcgttaaatataaaattgaagaaCAGCAACGATACCGGTTCGATCGGCGTTGAACTAAAACAGCCGGGAAAAAATCATTTCGCGCGAACACCTGCGAAGAAGCCTGTCGGTTCAAACAATCGCGCGACGTCTAGACCGACGAAGAATGGTCATTCTTCGTCCGCCCAGAAGTCGCCGAGTCAGGCAGCCAGCGGCGGGAATAAAATAGAAGAGTATAACGATACGACCGTGCCGTCTCAAGCGTACTTGAAAAACTGGCCTAACGAAGCGCTGCAGAACATCgaagatttatataattataataaatacactTCGTCGCTGGAGGATTCAAGTCACGAGTCCGGTCTTTCGGATGCCGATGGAACGCCGATCCTGTCGGCGAACAATTATTTCGATCACGCGGATCCGATTCTCGACTCCAGCGTGAAGAAGATCATCCATTGGCTGAAGGTACCGACGATTATTCAAAACAGCACGCAGTTCATCGATCACAACGATAAGCCTGCTAAGCCAGTCCTCGAGTTGGTTTACGAGAATTTAGAACCAAATCGCCCGTTAAGCGTTCACGATAATTACGAGGCCGTCGTTCTTCAGGATACTCCGCAAGATGTCGAGAAAATAGGCCTTTACGAAAACTCTCCCATTAAGTGGCCGAACTCAGGTTTGGTCCCCGAATACGTGCCAGGGTCTTCAAGTTCCTCCGCTGCTTATTCCCCTTCGTGGTCCGACGTGGCGTCGTTGCGCAATAAGACGGTTTATAATCCCCTGACGCATGTGACTCAGAATACAGTCGTACATATCTTGAACAATGGCTCGAAAAAGCCGAATGTTACCGTGACAGAATTGAAGACGCCAGAAATAGACGCGCCAGTCGCTAATCAAGCAGCTTCTTCAAGTTTTTCAGATTCTTTGGCACAGCGACCCAACGTTCATTTAACGTTTACTTCTCCGAAGGATGAAGTTAAAGCGCCCTCGAAAGAGGAGACTAATTCCTCTTCGACTCACACGAATACGAACTGCCCGACGATCTTGATAAACACTTATACACGCGTGAACAATACGATTCAAAGCAAGGAAGGGTGCACCGATTTAAACATAATTGTCAATTCTCACGTTTCGAATACGAACGTATACACGCCGAGTGGCGTGTCGACGGAAGATCAGCAAGTTTCACTAGCGACGCAGACCTACGGGAGCGCAAGCGAAAGCGAAAAATACGCTGAAACGTTTACCGATCTGTCTCACGAAGATTCATTTAACAGTTACGTAACCGTATCGACTGGATTGTACGATTCCATCCCGCTCGAATCGCCGCGGCCGGatcaacaaaattattacgatacCCAGAAGAATCCTGACGAAATTTTAGATGCTGCACAATCCTCGGGACAGTCGACCTTAGAAGTATTTCAGGGCACTCAGATTAGCGTGTCTGGCCCGGACGTTCCGTTACCGGAAACGGAGGTGACGGCGATCCCCGCCGGACAGGCGGTCGACGGTTCCGCTGTCGATCCACCAGCTGCCGGTGGTCTCGGCTCCGTAGATCCTCCGGAATTGCCCGCGTACTTAGTTCAACCCGGCCCGATAAAGGGTCAGGCTAACAACGGTTTGGTGCCTGGTTCCTTGCAGCTGCCGAGTCTCTCTAGCCTACCCAGTATCGCCGTTAACCCCGGCAGTTTGTCGAGCGTTGCTAGTCCGTCTTCAGCCTCTTCGGGCTCGTCAGGTTCTTCGGGTTCCTCGGGATCGTTGtccaacgacgacgacgacgacgacgacgacgatttcTCGCCCGGCGGCGTGCTAAAATCTATAGCTTCGGTTTTCACGTACTTCTCTTTTATGAATCCATTAAGTTATGGCTTCTTCAGCCTCGCCGCGGCACCGTTCGCCGCGATGGCAGCCGGCATGCTCGGCGTGGCCGCAATCGTCTTCCCTTGGGCGATACCGAGCGTACTCGAGTTCGGCCGTTCCGACGAAAAGGCGAGTCTCGCGCCGAATTTCGGAGAGTTCGTAAGGCAAGCCGTATACAAGTACGATCGTCTGAATGAATGGAAGAGCAAACGTAGGAAGCGCAGAAGATGA